GCTCGTGTAGGCCTGACTGATCGTGCGGTGGGTCTGCGCGAGCTGGTCGACGGTCACCCGGAAGGTGCCCACCGGCGAGGCGGAGTCCGCCGTGGCGGCCATGAGGTCCTCGTTGCCCACGCGCGCGGCACGGCTGCTGAACTCACCTTCGCTGTCGAGTCCCTCCGCCAGACCCCGCAGCTTCTCGAGTGCGGTGTTCAAGTCGTCGAGAGCACGAAGACTGCGGTCGAGCCCCGACTTCTCCTGTTCGTAGCGTTGGATCGGGCGGCGGCGGAGCGCGACCAGTTCCTGGACGATCTTCGCCGTGTCCAGGCCGGACGCAACGCCACTGAACGAGATCGCGGACATCCAGGATCTCCTTTCCACCTCGCGGTGGTGGGTCGACCGCGCGCTCAGCTGCGGTCGTCGAAGAGCAGGCCTCGCAGCTCGTTGAGACGGCGGCTGGCCTCGAGCAGGTCCTCCGGCGGGATCTGGCGGATCAGCTCACCGCTCTCGGTGTCGCGAATCCGAACGACGTACCGGCGATTCTCCTCCTCGAACGAGATGTCGAGGGAGTGGCGGCCGAGCGCCTTCAGTTCGCTCTTCAACTCGTCGGCGGTGGCGCGCAGGGCCGTGCGCATGGCGGCCTCGTCGGCACCTCCGGGCGACGCGGTGGCCTCGCGGCCGTTCG
This portion of the Candidatus Krumholzibacteriia bacterium genome encodes:
- a CDS encoding flagellar protein FlaG gives rise to the protein MDTLRVDTAVAGPAVEISAARPAPAARPVPSRAPADPGSDGPEPATRRPKTEDESSAPANGREATASPGGADEAAMRTALRATADELKSELKALGRHSLDISFEEENRRYVVRIRDTESGELIRQIPPEDLLEASRRLNELRGLLFDDRS